Genomic DNA from Eriocheir sinensis breed Jianghai 21 unplaced genomic scaffold, ASM2467909v1 Scaffold1883, whole genome shotgun sequence:
CGCTGTCCTTCGCGGAGGCCAAACCATCGTGAAACTACAAGGGCCTGTTACTTTCATTAAAACACCTGAGCTCACAAAGCTTGCAACCAACATCAAGATCAACGACATCTATCAATGGGTTTCCGTTCATGAATTCCAAAAAGGAAAGGACTCTTGTTTCATGGAGCTAAAGAAGCAGCAGGAAGTGCTTGGGTCCTTCATGCTAAACACAAAGTTTCTAGTCTCGCAGACACCGTCCCTGCAGGCCAGGGTGTACCTGCCTCGCCTCTGTGACGCCAAGACAGACGTGTCTATCAGCGAGAGTGTTGTCCACGCCAGCACCGACCTTCTGTTGCTGCCCCGCTCCTCTTCCCCACGCAGAATTAAGGCCTTCACCGACGTCAACTTCGACAGCAAGAAGGGCCAGATGATGGTGCTCTGGAACGCTGACCATGATTCTTCCCAAAAGATTGCCGTAGACGCCACTATCATGCCGGAGAGCGGCAGTCAAACTCGTTCAAACATAGAGTGAGTATGCTGTTCCTGCttgttggtgctcacaccaaacaccagacacaaaacacaagacactgtgttggtgctcacaccaaacaccagacacaagacactatgttggtgctcacaccaaataccagacacaaaacacaagacactgtgttggtgctcacaccaaacaccagacacaagacacaagacactgagttggtgctcacaccaaacaccagccacaagacactgtgttggtgctcacattaaacaccagacacaagacactgttggtgctcacaccaaacaccagacacaagacactgttggtgctcacaccaaacaccaaacaccagacacaagacactgtgttggtgctcacaccaaacaccagccacaagacactgtgttggtgctcacaccaaacaccagccacaggacactgtgttggtgctcacaccaaacaccagacacaagacactgtgttggtgctcacaccaaacaccagacacaagacaccgttttggtgctcacaccaaacaccagacacatgacactgtgttggtgcttccaccaaacaccagacacaagacactgtgttggtgctcacaccaaacatCAGGGACAAGACAatgtgttggtgctcacaccaaacaccagacacaagacactgtgttggtgctcacaccaaacaccagacacaagacactgtgttggtgctcacaccaaacaccagacacaagacactgtgttggtgctcacaccaaacaccagacacaagacactgtgttggtgctcacaccaaacaccagacacaagacactgtgttggtgctcacaccaaacaccagacacaagacactgtgttggtgctcacaccaaacaccagacacaagacactgtgttggtgctcacaccaaacaccagacacaagacactgtgttggtgctcacaccaaacaccagacacaagacactgtgttggtgctcacaccaaacaccagacacaagacactgtgttggtgctcacaccaaacaccagacacaagacactgtgttggtgctcacaccaaacaccagacacaagacactgtgttggtgctcacaccaaacaccagacacaagacactgtgttggtgctcacaccaaacatCAGGGACAAGACACTGAGTTGGTGcacacaccaaacaccagacacaagacactgtgttggtgcacaCACTACGCACCACACATACAAACACTGTGCTGGTGCACACACTACACATACAAACACTGTGCTggtgcacacactacacacactgTGCTGGTGCACACACTACACACTACACATACAAACACTGTGCTGGTGCACACACTACACACTACACATACACCTGggtgcaccacacaccacacacacacacacactgcactggTGCACACACTacactttccacacacacacaaacacacactgctgcacaccaccacacactacacacaccgcacacacaaacactgtgttggtgaccacatcacacaccacacagacaaacactgtgttggtgatcacatcgcacaccgcacacacaaacactgtgttggtgatcacatcgcacaccgcacacacaaacactgtgttggtgatcacatcacacaccacacacacaaacactgtgttggtgatcacatcacacaccacacacacaaacactgtgttggtgatcacatcacacacctcacacacaaacactgtgttggtgatcacatcacacaccacacacacaaacactgtgttcGTGATCAcatcatacaacacacacacaaacactgtgttggtgatcacatcacacaccacacacacaaatactgtgttggtgcacacacaaacacacacacacaaaaactgtGTTGGTGACCACATCACACaccgcacacacaaacactgtgttggtgaccacatcacacaccacacacacaacactgtgttggtgatcacatcacacaccgcacacacaaacactgtgttggtgatcacatcacacaccacacacacaaacactgtgttggtgatcacatcacacaccacacacaaaccacaccacacacacaaacactgtgttggtgatcacatcacacaccacacactcaaacactgtgttggtgatccctacacacaccacacacacaaacactgtgttggtgatcacatcacacaccacacaaacaaacactgtgttggtgatcacatcacacaccacacacaaacactgtgttggtgatcacatcacacaccacacacacaaacactgtgttggtgatcacatcacacaccacacacacaaacactgtgttggtgcacacctcacacaaacactgtgttggtgatcacatctcacaccgcacacacaaacactgtgttggtgatcacaacacacacaccacacacaaacactgtgtgGGTGTGCTCatctcacaccccacacacaaacactgtgttggtgatcacatcacacaccacacacaaacacacacacacaaacactgtgttggtgatcacatcacacacacacacaaacactgtgttggtgatcacatcacacaaacactgtgttggtgcacaccacacacacaaacactgtgttggtgatcacatcacacaccacacacacaaacactgtgttggtgatcacatcacacaccacacacacaaacactgtgttggtgatcacatcacacaccacacacacaaacactgtgttggtgctcgcagcagcctccccctcccccccccccccccacacacacacacacacacatatatacataaagaCATTGCTTTGTTTGTGTTCAGCTGCAATCTAGTCCTACACCTGTTTCGCGAACGCAATATATCCCACACACAAATAATGTCTTTCTCTTTACACGATGCACTAATGAGCTACAGGGAGGAAGTGTCTGTGTTTATAACACACAAGCACGCCTCCTCATTCCCTGTTCATCTTTCACAAAATCCCTTCTCCGTGTTGGTCATCTGGTCTTGTTGTTACCTTCGCAGCGTGAAGGTAACGGTCATGGACAAGACCTACAACGTGAACGCTAAAGTGGAGGCGCCGTTCCTGGTGCGGCAGTACCGGGAAAGGAGCAGCATCGAGATGAACGTGGACACGCCTGCCGGAAAGAACTGGATGCTGCAGATGGGCATCAAGAGCCGTGGTGACTACAGCGCCTTTGCCGACTTTACCTTCAAGAGCACCAATAGCAACAACTACCAACTGACATATGAATTCAGTATGCAGCGGCTCGCTGGGTACTACGGCTTCCAGGCTGAAAGCGACATGAGGTACATCTCTCCAGAGAACCGTCACGCACGCTGCTATGTGCAGGCCAAGCACGAGAGCAATCACCAACGCCGCACCATCCAACTCACGGTATGTCTCTTGCACTGCAAGGAAGGAAGTTCAATCCTCCTGTACTTCAAGAGGCAAGCACTGCTTCAAgaaaatcttttttttctttcaagtgaAAAAGCGAGCCATTGTCTCCGTCCTACCATGGACACAATCATTTCGTTCACATAGATTATTTCGATAacgtaatatgtacattttcgaGGATAGCAGATTGGACAATTCGTTATGTTTCTATATACGCTCAGTCACAGAGTAGTCTGAGTCCAACACTTGTTCCAGAGTTCATAACATGGCATTTTAATGTTTACAAAATGccgtctttttattgttttcgtttCTTATAACTGAGTGTTAAAATAGCATCATTCTTATTCACTGAAACTTTCAGACGGAAGTCTCAACCCCGGGCATGGAGAGGCCGATGAAGATGGTTTACTCAACTGAAAACCAGGACTGTTCGTACAGCACCAAGTGGGTGAGCGAGCTTAGCGGTCAAGAAACGGTGTTCAGCTGGCAGCTGGAAACCTTCCCCATGGGCGGAGTTAAGACCTGGGACATTGCCTTCGACATGAAGGCTTTCAGAGATGTTCTGAGGGCAGTGAGCACCATGGTAGGTGTGCGAAGCGGCACACTTTTGCCCACCTCCGCCTATGATGACCAGAGGAGCACCTACCGTTCACAGTATAGCCGagccatcccacacacacactccttcaggATTGCGTCCCCGTCCCGCGACGTGGAGGCCGAggccaccctctccccctccatggCGGGCATCAAGGTCTACCCGAACAGGGCTGCAGGCGAACACAAGTACGAGGTGGCCGGTGAGTACCGTGAAAACCAGTGGAGCGGCATGTCCACGTTTGAAGGTCGAATGAGTCATCCAAGGCTGGACAAAGACTTGACAGCAGTTGTCGAGTACGCTGCTAGCGGCGACAGGCGACAGGGATCATTCGAACTGGACATCTTCCCTGACACGGCTGACAAGATCACCGGTTCTCTCAGCTCCGTCCTTTCGGCTAACAACACCGTCCTCATCGAGGCCAACCTTTCCTCAAGGGTGAGTTCAGTTATGGGTCGAAGCTAACATTAAATAATAAGAGTAAATGCTGCAGGTAACATTAACAATGGCAGTCACTGCTGCAGGAATGACTGTCCCTCTCTTCAAGGGTGAGTGTAACTATGGTGCATTGGTAACACTAACAATGACAGTCACTACTGCAGGAGTGACTGTCCCTCTCTTCAAGGGTGAGTGTAACTATGATGCACTGGTAACACTAACAATGACAGTCACTACTGCAGGAGTGACTGTCCCTCTCTTCAAGGGTGAGTGTAACTATGATGCACTGGTAACACTAACAATGACACTCACTGCTGCAGGAGTGAGTGTGTCTTCAAGGGTTAGTGTGACTAGGGTGCAGTGGTAACACTAACAATGACACTCACTGCTGCAGGAGTGAGTGTGTCTTCAAGGGTTAGTGTGACTAGGGTGCAGTGGTAACATTAACAATGACACTCACTGCTGCAGGAGTGAGTGTGTCTTCAAGGGTGAGTGTGACTAGGGTGAACTTGAAACACGAATCAATGGCGATCATTGGTGCTACAGCGAGTACATTTTCTTTTCAGGTGTTGCACGTGAAGCCCAAAGTGCTGGTGGAAGCTTCCTGGGCTGCACACACTGCTGCCTTTAATTTCTCCTTCAGTAAGACTCCGACCTCGGGGGAATCGTTAGAAGTAAGGTCCAAATACGACCAAATCTCCAAACATTACTCGGCGGTGACCTTCCTTTTGGCAACAGAAGGCCGTCCTGTGGTGGACGTGTCCGGCGTGGTGGAGCCGCGCCAAGGTCCCTCGTGTGACGGCTTTGCGCTTAGAAGCAACTGGCACACGTCTATCCTTGGAAACTTTATTGTTAACTCCACCGTGTGTAAGCCTGCCTTCCTCGAGGTGGCTATAACCAAGGCCAGCGACCAGAACATCTACAAGGCCAAGGTCGGTCTACAGTCACCCTACAAAGCCCAAATCAGCCTTTCCGAGACAGACAGGTACAACATATGGGAGGAGTACATGTCGATCGTTGGCATCAAACTGGAGACCCCTCGCCACATCAAGATCGACTTTGAGTACAAGCCTGAGCAAACGAGAGCTATGAAGGTGAGATGTCTTGTTCCAatagtacactctctctctctctctctctctctctctctctctctctctctctctcaacgctttGCAGCCTCCCCTTTCTCGCCTTTTTGTAACGGTGTATTTCTGTGCAGGACTTCTTGATGAGTGAAGTGGATCGAGTGAGTGAGGCGTTCTTGACGTGGACGGACCACCTCTACGAGGAGGTGAAGCGGCAGGCAGCCCAGAAGGGAGTTGACTTCCCTGCCGTTGAGATAAGGAAGCTCGCCGAGGAGATCAAACAGGATATCATGATGATTTACACCAATGTGCTGGACAGCGATCTAAGGCCCATTTTGGAGGACATCATGGAGATCCTGCGCGGGCCAACGGCCACATTCATGAGGGAGGCGTTCTACCAGACCTTGGCAGACATGGAACACGTGCAAAGGGAATGGGCGAGCAGTGCCTTCCAGCAGATAATGGCACTCAAAAACTACTTCAGATACACAATCAACGAAATATATCAAggtaggatctctctctctctctctctctctctctctctctctctctctctctctctctctctctctgagacatAAGTCTCACCCTGTGTTAGGTTGTCACCAAGTACCGGTATCATCCACAGCAACGGAGCAAATCTCCCGCTGGATAAACACGGGCGAGGAGTCGGAGATTGTTCGTCGCATGCTTGAGGAACTCCAACGAACAGTCTGGTACCGGCTAATCAAGACCGACGTGATCGATCCTCTCAGGGAGAAGTACCCCCAGGCGTACCAGGCCTCGATGGAGGTGGCGGCCAAGGTTACGGACTCCCTAAGGAAGGACTTGCATATGTTGAAGCAGAAGCTGTGGGCGTCGCCTACGGTGCGCAGCTTTAGCCTCAAAATCGTAAACTTATCCAAGGTTAGCAGGTAACCCCAAAGCCACTTGCATCTAACATGCACCATTCCATTTGTCACTaggttttcattctttcttgtctCAACTGCTTTTTCGTGTGGAGGAGAGCTATTTCATACATTTTATTCTTGCCAGGAGGAAACGCTGAAGTGGACTCTGGAGTGGTTGCTCAGCCAGGTGACGCAGCGCATCCTCATCATCGCCCCCGAGCCCGGCACGTACCGCGTCGGCATTCAAATCCCGCTGTACCGGCCCGTCTATTCTCTCTCGCAAGTGGTGAACATGACCATGCAATCGCCGCCGTCGTTCACACAAAAACTGCTTCTGGCTTCAGATCTACTCAGCCCCATCCCCTCCAACAAGATTTTGGAAACCTACTATGCGTGGATGCCTGCCAATCTGTCCAACTCCGTTCCTCCCTTCAACCGTTTTGCCTATGTGGTGGCTGACACGGAGCTCCTCACCTTCGACGGCGCTCTCCTTCGAGCGCCTCGCTCACGCTGCAAGGTTCTGCTCTCCTCTGTGCCCGGCGTGGCGTCCGTCCATATGTCGCACCCACAGCCGTCGGCGGCGCCCGAAATTATCTTCCAGGCGGGCCAAACCAAGGCTATCATCAAGCCCAACATGGAAGTGAACATTAACGGCAGGCCGGTACAAGGCGAGCAGACAATGGGTGACATGCACTTCAGAGTGACCTCACGCTACATCACGCTCGCCTCCCCGCTGATGGGTATCCACCTGATGAAGGAGGAGCGCGTACTAATGGTCAACGTGTCTGGATGGGCCTTCAACCACACCAAGGGACTTCTGGGATCGTACGACAATGAACTCAGCAACGACAGACTCAAGAGCGACGGCAGGAACGCCACAAACCTCCACGAGCTGGTGGCTTCGTGGCAGGATGACCCGAGCTGCAACACTCCTTCCATAAGCCCCATCGACCCAGCACAGGTCCCCGTAAAGGAGAGCGTGCTGTGTGACTTCATGTTCTACCTCATGAGACCGTGCCGGCCGATGGTCAGccccaaaccctttatgcaaagGTGTCAGGCCGAGGGTCGCCCAATCGAGGCCGCCCGCTCCTACCAGAGTTTCTGCCTGATGCAAGGCGCCCATTTCCCGGTGTCGCTCTTCAGAATGTTCTTCACTACACACGCAACACCCTCTCCGATGACTAGACCTTCTGCCTAAAGCACAGCGCCAACTGCTCTGTGCGGCTCCTCTGACGGATCTTGGCTACTCACAGAACACACTCTGATCATTACAATCCAAGATGTTGAaccgtgtatttattatgatgtAAAGAGCTTAATAAACCAACACTGCATTCCATATAACTTTATACTTCATACCAATATTAATGTAAGAAGTAGGTAGCCCAGGCACCTGCCGTAACAGAGGCAAGTCACTCCCAGTGGTCAATGTAGTACGTTGTGTGAGCGTGGGACACGCCCGTGGCCTTGTCTACTCTTTGTCTCATTAATACCAGAGAGTAGCTCAGCATGCTCTCTAGCAACGAACTTTCCTATTTTACACACAAAACTACATGCGCATGACACACAAACCATCTCCTAACACTTTTATATCAAATTTATGGCAGTGAATAACCAGCCCGGCTCTTAGTCCCCTTCTGGTGAGGGTATCAGAAATGGGGTCGGATCTCAATTCAGATGACGAGCCACAACCGTGTAGTGATAGTTCATCTACCTTTATCTTCATTAACTTCAACATTCGTGGCCTTCGCTCTACTTATCATTCTGTtgtcaccacctctcctcctctcttcccccttcctggcGGAAACccaggttgctgaggctactcTCAGTGATCTCCAGACCGCTCCATCCTACTTTATGCTGAATTTCAGTTCAATGCTGGATGCTGCGTCGATGTACGCAAcgatatcacttgctctcgtgccccaAACCTTCATTCTTCGGAATTTTCGACCATCTGACCAAAACTTGCGTGTCGTTC
This window encodes:
- the LOC126990670 gene encoding vitellogenin-like, yielding CVSVCVCVCVCVCVCVCVNLKKKEFNKLYPSVGGDLKQYAMIALPTKLRKLELETDISGWKVAAFFRKTEESGQNGKYSSAFKVDRQGRELIDLQSDILIRGRPADDFEAHIAAKAKFGEAEYKFLQMVEYQETKIGATLQLTRPLDNVKLFEIVAQSDSEEIKFLFKVDIPEFILPIKMAARAMRQDEGYMVDAAVLRGGQTIVKLQGPVTFIKTPELTKLATNIKINDIYQWVSVHEFQKGKDSCFMELKKQQEVLGSFMLNTKFLVSQTPSLQARVYLPRLCDAKTDVSISESVVHASTDLLLLPRSSSPRRIKAFTDVNFDSKKGQMMVLWNADHDSSQKIAVDATIMPESGSQTRSNIDVKVTVMDKTYNVNAKVEAPFLVRQYRERSSIEMNVDTPAGKNWMLQMGIKSRGDYSAFADFTFKSTNSNNYQLTYEFSMQRLAGYYGFQAESDMRYISPENRHARCYVQAKHESNHQRRTIQLTTEVSTPGMERPMKMVYSTENQDCSYSTKWVSELSGQETVFSWQLETFPMGGVKTWDIAFDMKAFRDVLRAVSTMVGVRSGTLLPTSAYDDQRSTYRSQYSRAIPHTHSFRIASPSRDVEAEATLSPSMAGIKVYPNRAAGEHKYEVAGEYRENQWSGMSTFEGRMSHPRLDKDLTAVVEYAASGDRRQGSFELDIFPDTADKITGSLSSVLSANNTVLIEANLSSRVLHVKPKVLVEASWAAHTAAFNFSFSKTPTSGESLEVRSKYDQISKHYSAVTFLLATEGRPVVDVSGVVEPRQGPSCDGFALRSNWHTSILGNFIVNSTVCKPAFLEVAITKASDQNIYKAKVGLQSPYKAQISLSETDRYNIWEEYMSIVGIKLETPRHIKIDFEYKPEQTRAMKDFLMSEVDRVSEAFLTWTDHLYEEVKRQAAQKGVDFPAVEIRKLAEEIKQDIMMIYTNVLDSDLRPILEDIMEILRGPTATFMREAFYQTLADMEHVQREWASSAFQQIMALKNYFRYTINEIYQATEQISRWINTGEESEIVRRMLEELQRTVWYRLIKTDVIDPLREKYPQAYQASMEVAAKVTDSLRKDLHMLKQKLWASPTVRSFSLKIVNLSKEETLKWTLEWLLSQVTQRILIIAPEPGTYRVGIQIPLYRPVYSLSQVVNMTMQSPPSFTQKLLLASDLLSPIPSNKILETYYAWMPANLSNSVPPFNRFAYVVADTELLTFDGALLRAPRSRCKVLLSSVPGVASVHMSHPQPSAAPEIIFQAGQTKAIIKPNMEVNINGRPVQGEQTMGDMHFRVTSRYITLASPLMGIHLMKEERVLMVNVSGWAFNHTKGLLGSYDNELSNDRLKSDGRNATNLHELVASWQDDPSCNTPSISPIDPAQVPVKESVLCDFMFYLMRPCRPMVSPKPFMQRCQAEGRPIEAARSYQSFCLMQGAHFPVSLFRMFFTTHATPSPMTRPSA